TTGTCTGGCAGAGAGCGGACGCGctagaaaaaaaaagtttGCATAACAAAACGCATAGTCCTGCATGTGTTTGTGGAGTGTGGAATGCGCCGATgttcgcctcccccctccctcgcttctTCTTTCTCAGAACTAACTTTCTGTGTTTCTGCGCGCTGGCCCATCACACAGCTTCAACTACCGCAACTCTAACAGTACACTCACTGCTTCTCCCTTCTTTCCACACTCCCGCCGTTGCGCGCGGCCCGGTGGAGTCTGGGTACTCTTGTGGCAGTCgaaagaggaagggagacgCCTTGTCGGGCAAAAATGCAAAGCTGTGACAGCTCCGTCCTCAACCGTACAcgggcccctcctccctctcctcctaaCGCGCATAGCTCCGTACCGGAGATGTACGCCACGAGGGCTCCTCCTGGGGCCTAACTCACCACCTTGCACTAGTACGTGTGTTCCCCGTCTACCTttactctctcccccttcctcctccttgtggATTATCCGTCCCCTCGGCGGTGCGAAAGAGAACGTGCTGCCGACGTGAGCACAACACGCACATCGAAGCGCTGTGTGACAGGTGAAGGTCTatccttttttctctccctgcgccctttcccccctttctcaaacgcgcgcgcacgtctgCGGAGTGCCGCAACCATCAgcaccactgccgtcgcTAAAGCGATTTCTTTGATTTCGGTTGGCGTACTGTTTTACTTTTATTTTTCCGTGTGTCCCCGCTCTATCTCAAGTACACTGTCGTGCAGCATTGtatcctcccctctccctcttccacgAAACGTGCCTCTGctcgcccacccaccccaaGCTGCCCCTCGACTCCTTGTACCCCTATAAACGCACACTCTCGTCGCACTAGCgcagatacacacacacaggggtGCCGGTACAAGATGGACCCCTCGGCCTTCGGAATGATGGCTGGTCGCGGCATGGGCCGCCAGACGGAGGTGCGCGATGCCCGCGACACTGCGGAGACGATTCAGATTTCGTCCATCGCACTGCTGAAGATGCTCATTCACGGTCGCACCGGCGTGCCGCTGGAAGTGATGGGCCTCATGATTGGCGAGGAGATCGACGACTACACGATTCGTGTGGCGGATGTCTTCTCGATGCCGCAGACCGCCACGGGTCAGTCCGTCGAGGCGGTCGACCCGGAGTACCAGGTCCACATGCTGGACAAGCTGAAACTGGTCGGTCGTCACGAGAACGTCGTGGGGTGGTACCACAGCCATCCCGGATTTGGCTGCTGGCTGTCCTCGGAGGATGTGATGACAGCCGCCGGCTACGAGAATCTGACTCCACGCAGCGTGTCGGTCGTGGTGGACCCTATCCAGTCTGTGCGCGGCAAGGTGGTGATTGACGCCTTTCGCACTATCCCCCAGGAAATTATGGCTATGCGGGCGATGGGTGAGTACGTGGAGCCGCGTCAGGTGACGTCGAACATCGGATTTCTGTCCAAGCCGTCGGCTGTGGCCCTCTCCCACAATCTCAACCGTCAGTACTACAACCTCCCCGTCACCTTCCGTAAAAAGAACCACGagttgcggctgctgctgaacgtGTACCGCAAGGGCTGGCAGGAGGGCTTCAAGTTGGAGAAGGCAAAGGTGTACCAGCGAGAGACCCGCACGAGCATTCGCGAGCTCATCTCCCTCTCAAAGCAGGCGGAGAAGTACATCACGCAAGGACGCGACGAGGATGATCTTGGCAACGTCGGTCAGATCAACGCTATGTCCCACCTGCAGATGGAGGCGGAAAACGTTATCCACCGCAACCTCAATCAATCGATCGGCGCCATGATCAACGCAGTGGTGTTCTGATGTTTTATTTTCCCTCTTTACGTTCTCTTCGACTTCTTTCCTGTTGCTGTCGTTGCAGCCTTGGGCGACGGGATGCAATgattttgtgtgtgtgtgtgtgtataggGCGACGTCGACTGCCGACGTGTGACCATGCGGTGCGCTTTTTGTCTGTGGGCGAAAAGCAAAGGAAACGAaattatatatatatattagaCTTGAGCGTGCCATGAGGTCACCAATAACCCTCAACAGACGTGACAGCGAGGGCAACCATAATGGAAGAGAAGAGCGCCAGTCTCTCTCAAGACCTGATGTTTCTTCCGTTTTCCGTCCGTGCGCGTCTCGTTCGCCGGCTTCCCGCGAAGTGCTCAGAAAGGGACGTCGCAGAAATGATGTCGAAGCCCCACGCGGGGCCGGGAACAGAGAgcagccgccgtcgtggAAAAGACAGCATCtgctttctccctccccccccccaccgaAACACTCCTATCCTTCCCTCTTTCCCTATCACTCCcttctgcccctctctctctgcctttctCTCGCCAGCAAGCATACACTATTTTTTTTCCCCGTCGCACGATCGCTTCCCTTCACTCTCCCGCACCTGCATTCTGACGGGGAACAAGTGAAAAGCCCCTTTCAGCagcctcttcccctcccagCGCTCGTCTTTCCCCTTCCCCAACGTACTCTCtcgcacctctccctcttcttcctttttctcCTCTTTGCCTCTTCCTGTCGCTTGAGGCATCGCCACTGTTTCACTGTGCAGCACCCCATctaccccctctcccccttccttaTTTCCGCCGAGAAACCACCGGTGAGGATTCGCTCTCACtgcttcctccccctcctcccccgaaTCTGCGCCACCGGACCACCAACTCAGCGGCACAcactccccacccccaccccttcgtCCCCTCAacgcccttctctcctttccctTCTCGTGCGTTGGTGCATCTCCCCCTCTCGTGTCCTCATTTTTCCCACCAGAGGCGCAGacgttttcgtttttgtttttcgttgtttGTTCGCCGTCAGGCCAGCGCATGGCCCGCCAATGCCGCCTCCGTTTCGCAAGCCGTCACTTGGGTCGCAGGGCAAGCGCGCAttgcgacgcagcagcagcccggcacccccctcctcccggtCACGCTCGCCCTCAACGTCGTCCAACGACTCTGATGATGATTTTGTGTACGTTCTGGGTAACGTCAAGAGCACTGAGGAGGCCGTTGAATGCATCCgtgctgtgcagcagccaAAGGAAAAGAACCAAGGACGGTTCTTGGGGGGCCTCGGGGGCTCTGCGAAGAGTCTTACAGAGCTAGTCACAACCTCAGCAAACAGATACCCTGCATCTCGAAAGATGAAGGGAGAACTCCCGGCGACAATGGAAGAGTTCTACGAGTCTCCACGCTACACCGTCTCCCTCACTGCTGCCCGGGAAGCCCTCTTCTCTGACGCACTCTCTGGCTTTCACTCCTACGTAGGACGTGAAGAGGACCAGTGTGACCAGCTGCGCACCTACGGTGCTCAGGGCGGCGCTGtccgcaccagcgccgtcccctccccctcgcctcccATGACGCAGAAGTGGAACACGACACTTGCCGCCCCCTCAGCATCCCCCGCCAAACCCGCATCCATGACTATGAAAGTGACAGGTGTAGTTGAAGAGGGCCACGGGCAGGTCGCGGCTCCCGCTTCTGCTCTACCACAAAACAACAGATCTGAAAGCGCTGGCGCCTCATCTACCACTGCAAACCAACGTGTTTCCTCGCCGTCCGTCGTGCCAGGTCCCGCTCACACGTCTCTACAGACCAAAGCTGCTTTCCCGCCGGATACCGTCGCAGCGGAGGCTGTCACCGCGGCAGTGGCAAAAGAAACGGAATCCGGCTCCCCGCGCATTCCCGCCTCCTACATGTTTCTTATGCGCAGTCGTGACTCAGAGGCGATGAGCCCCGGGTCTTCCCCGGCGCCTGCCGCGACGCCGCAAAGCGTCGCCCTTGAGAACCCGGCGCTTCCATCCTCAAGGGACTCGCCTGCGAGCGGCAGGACAACGATAGCTTCCGGACCGGCTCCAGGCCCCACCACAAATCTTCATGTTGACGCGCCTGCATCTTCTTCTGCGGTAGGTAAAGGGGCGAAActggaggcgatgcggccgCACGCCCCCCTGCAGAAGGTGATCCACCATCTCGAAAGTGTGCCGGCTGTGTTTCGCTACCGCTACTCACCAGATTTCGAAGAGACGATCGACGAGAAcaagaagcggcagcagcagctcgatcgcgcgctgcgcaaACATCAGTGGCTCGCCGGCTCCAGAGGTCTTACACATGCGGAACGGCAAGAAATATCGAGCCGCTTTGCGGACCCGAACGCGCTGGCCCACGAGTGGCTATACGTTTGGGAGCAGTTCGAGCGTGACATCCCCCGCGAGACCCTCTTGATCGACGACACACGCTACCACGACGCCAACGATGCCTTGGCGGCTATCTTGAGCTACGTCGAGTACGGCTACGACAGAAGCCAGCAGCATATGAAGAAGAAGTTGGCCGCCGCCTTGGCAGCTGAAAAAAACGACGATGCTGCCACTACACCGGCGtcgaggagagagacgaccTTGTTTGAGCATTTTTTCTCCGCAAGCACGGCAGCCCTCAAGGGTGCGGTTGTCAAGATGCGGGCGAGCCTGCCGGACTTTGTGGGGGatcccctcctctccgtctccggCTACAACCCTGCGCTCTATCacgcctctcttctcttccccaTCGATCCCAAGGCGCGAAGTGAGAAGATCTTCTGTGCAGTGCgggaggtggtgctggccTCCCAACAGTCCTTTATGGGGTTCCCGTACCAGCTGTTGTGCGAGCAGGTGGGGACAGAGCGGCTGGGGCTGGCACTGGAAGCACTGGAGAGGGATCAagcggaggtggacgacctggatgaggaggcggaggcggggaAAACAGCGCTGGTGACTCCGTTGGACACAACGCACGAAGAGAAGGTGACGACTTGTGTCAGTGGTGCGTCGGCCTCTATCCCCATCAAAAAaacagcagaggcggagcCGGCTGTGAAAGAGATCACCACCTCAACGCACTCATCTCTGCACAGCTCACGTGTGCTGCGCATCTACCATAGTTTTCCCTCCCCGACAAGTGTGACGAACAGGAACGGAAGCGgccatcgccaccggcaGCACACCGTCCACGCTGTAGACGAGTGGAACGTGTCATCCTCCTCAAGCCGCTTCTCAGACGCGGCCCCCTCTTCACTTTCGCTAAAGATCTCACCGGCAACgacagcaccaccgcctccgccagggGGCTCGGAGGAGTCCACAGAGGCGAAAGAGCAGCCGGTGCGGGAAGTGGGCAAGCAGCCAGCGGCAGTACCGGACGTCCTTCCGGCACACAGCCTGTCAGAGgaagcgcggcgacgcaAGGAGAACGTGGCGCGTCTCCGCCGagagcggcgtcgtcgcagGCGCGAACAGCTGCCTCTGTTGGTTGGCGAGCCCCGTCCTCACGAGTTCGCTGCCTTTCTCGGCATTGTGCGCGGCCGCGTCGTTGCCAAGCAGgtgagggaagagaagaaagagatcgagcagcggcgatgcgagcaggtgcagcaggtTGTGAAGCGGCAGTGCGAGCAGTGGGGCAGTGCACCAGCCTCTGGGCAGGGATCGCGCCCAGGCTCTCGTCAagtcccctctccctccctcgagATGAAGCAAACAGAGGAAGATCCTTTAGCGCCGACCGCGCAGCCCGCGGACACCGCCATAGCATTCCGCAAGCTATTTCACGAAGATGTCGAGGGCTCCGCCTATCTGATTCCCACCTgttccgcctccgccacaaTGGAGCCCTCTTTGCGCCCCCCTCGCTCGCTACTCTCCAGCACTTCGATGCGAGAGGTATCGGTATCACCCGAGATGCGCGGGATGCGCATTCGCCTCTTCTTTGACGACAAGCGCAACGTGCCTGTCGTCGTGGTGAACAAGCTGTTCCGGTTGTTCACAATGCCGGGGCTGCGCGGCTTCACATCCTCCGACGACGACACCACAGAGGCGTTGAACGAAGGAACGGCACCGAAGGCAGCCACAGCGCACCCAAACGCTCCTGCGCGCAAGTCTAGTGCTGGACGCACAGGCAGCTCGGAGAAgagcctgctcctcctcattCAAGTTCAGTTTTCGCTCTTTTTGCAGGAAGATGCGGAAGTCAGGTGGAAATGGTGGAAGCTGTAGGGAAGGGGCGCGGTGTTGGGCGCGGTGTTGGGCACCTGAGcccccgctctccctcaCTCATCCCTGGCTCACAGAAGGGTTGTCGCCCAGGTGTCCTCGTCTCCACacacct
The window above is part of the Leishmania mexicana MHOM/GT/2001/U1103 complete genome, chromosome 33 genome. Proteins encoded here:
- a CDS encoding 19S proteasome regulatory subunit,Metallo-peptidase, Clan MP, Family M67, whose protein sequence is MDPSAFGMMAGRGMGRQTEVRDARDTAETIQISSIALLKMLIHGRTGVPLEVMGLMIGEEIDDYTIRVADVFSMPQTATGQSVEAVDPEYQVHMLDKLKLVGRHENVVGWYHSHPGFGCWLSSEDVMTAAGYENLTPRSVSVVVDPIQSVRGKVVIDAFRTIPQEIMAMRAMGEYVEPRQVTSNIGFLSKPSAVALSHNLNRQYYNLPVTFRKKNHELRLLLNVYRKGWQEGFKLEKAKVYQRETRTSIRELISLSKQAEKYITQGRDEDDLGNVGQINAMSHLQMEAENVIHRNLNQSIGAMINAVVF